Proteins encoded by one window of Arabidopsis thaliana chromosome 2, partial sequence:
- a CDS encoding zinc ion binding protein (zinc ion binding; FUNCTIONS IN: zinc ion binding; INVOLVED IN: biological_process unknown; LOCATED IN: cellular_component unknown; CONTAINS InterPro DOMAIN/s: Zinc finger, GRF-type (InterPro:IPR010666); BEST Arabidopsis thaliana protein match is: zinc ion binding (TAIR:AT4G04775.1); Has 69 Blast hits to 69 proteins in 4 species: Archae - 0; Bacteria - 0; Metazoa - 0; Fungi - 0; Plants - 68; Viruses - 1; Other Eukaryotes - 0 (source: NCBI BLink).): MGDRGRGIPSRCRCGEDVVLRTSKTVKNPRRLFYACRCGEENGSGHLFRLTDEVMVEEMEDILPKIDELEGASLTLQKGLQALEFEMETLAMETRTCEAVVCGYEKELLGLEKEIQGCKIELRGLKKILVCKVLMTLVYVFVL; encoded by the exons ATGGGTGATAGAGGGAGAGGGATTCCAAGTCGATGTAGATGTGGAGAGGATGTGGTTTTGAGGACATCAAAAACTGTGAAAAATCCAAGGAGACTCTTTTATGCTTGTCGATGTGGAGAGGAG AATGGTAGTGGTCACTTGTTTAGGTTGACAGATGAAGTAATGGTGGAAGAGATGGAAGACATACTTCCAAAGATTGATGAACTTGAAGGGGCTTCATTGACCTTACAAAAAGGGTTACAAGCTTTAGAATTTGAGATGGAAACTCTGGCAATGGAGACTCGTACATGTGAAGCTGTGGTTTGCGGCTATGAGAAGGAGCTGCTAGGTTTAGAGAAGGAGATTCAAGGTTGCAAGATTGAATTGCGTgggttgaagaagattcttgtGTGTAAAGTGTTGATGACTCTTGTCtatgtgtttgtgttgtaG